A window of Tripterygium wilfordii isolate XIE 37 chromosome 7, ASM1340144v1, whole genome shotgun sequence contains these coding sequences:
- the LOC120002619 gene encoding spore coat protein YeeK-like, which translates to MGTRGLLALSGDQHVADAAGSTGVLLLLWMIVISVTIISMVVFACGDCGDDESNKKKKRHSISCYCCGGGDGGGEDGGDRGGDVGGDDGDGGSENDGGVGDSGGNGDGDGGHGHDHGGGHHHGDVGGGHHHAHDGGGHHYVHDSGAHHHAHVPHHHIHDGGAHHHHVHDGGAHHHVGGHDIGGHHGPVGGF; encoded by the coding sequence ATGGGCACTCGAGGCTTGTTGGCCTTGAGTGGGGATCAACATGTAGCGGATGCTGCAGGATCTACAGGGGTCTTATTGTTGCTTTGGATGATTGTCATATCAGTGACCATCATATCGATGGTAGTATTCGCTTGTGGAGATTGTGGTGATGATGAATctaacaagaaaaagaagaggcaTTCAATAAGTTGCTACTGCTGCGGTGGAGGCGATGGTGGTGGAGAGGACGGTGGTGATAGAGGAGGAGACGTCGGTGGAGATGATGGCGATGGTGGTAGCGAAAATGATGGTGGTGTTGGCGACAGTGGAGGAAacggtgatggtgatggtggccACGGCCACGACCATGGTGGTGGTCATCATCATGGCGATGTCGGTGGTGGTCATCATCATGCTCATGATGGTGGTGGTCATCATTATGTCCATGACAGTGGTGCTCATCATCATGCTCATGTGCCCCATCATCACATCCATGACGGCGGTGCTCATCATCATCACGTCCATGACGGAGGTGCTCATCATCATGTTGGAGGCCATGATATTGGTGGTCATCACGGCCCCGTTGGTGGTTTTTGA
- the LOC120002620 gene encoding uncharacterized protein LOC120002620: protein MPQIMNNFAPPTPAPVYPTNPFLNPFNLLPSDFSVSKLISLELNGANYQVWSANFTNALEARNKVGYIDGTLPIPEVEDQNHQLWKQANGKILQSISTWKTTQELWSDLKARFSVSNATRVYEVMKEISNMKQGNQSVSDYHTKMKSLWNELQDYQVIPKCKRPYDIVKPLLLKRENEKVMQSLMGLNDNFSAVSSQILLTF, encoded by the coding sequence ATGCCTCAGATTATGAATAATTTTGCTCCACCAACCCCAGCACCTGTTTATCCAACAAATCCTTTCCTAAATCCATTTAATCTTCTTCCTAGTGATTTCTCAGTGAGTAAACTAATTTCCCTGGAGCTGAATGGAGCTAATTATCAAGTCTGGAGTGCAAATTTCACGAATGCTTTAGAAGCCAGGAATAAGGTGGGGTACATTGATGGTACTTTACCTATACCAGAAGttgaagatcaaaatcatcAATTGTGGAAGCAAGCTAATGGTAAGATTTTACAGAGCATTTCCACTTGGAAAACAACCCAAGAATTGTGGTCAGATTTAAAGGCTAGATTTTCAGTGTCTAATGCTACTAGAGTCTATGAAGTGATGAaggaaatttcaaacatgaagCAAGGTAATCAATCAGTTTCAGATTATCATACCAAAATGAAGAGTCTTTGGAATGAGCTCCAAGACTATCAAGTCATTCCTAAATGCAAGCGTCCTTATGACATTGTCAAGCCTCTTCTACttaagagagaaaatgagaaagTAATGCAATCTCTTATGGGCTTAAATGACAACTTTAGTGCAGTTAGTAGTCAGATTCTACTAACCTTTTAA
- the LOC120002271 gene encoding RNA polymerase I-specific transcription initiation factor RRN3, protein MRIEIADYNPRFHEMDDIDYSETEIVKYVKEALASVRLGDRENYDHLVGVLHHKERRAPDEVALLVTSLKALSGAVSHIDMICHSSLLSSIFGMSMWNYGPDMLDALLELVISLAASNAKLLDSCLDMLVSNFMPPYYLLDALKEPRGLAKKEQVLSRVHTALKDIAALVPLVPMRLPPIVAQRMPSVYKKDHLILIYIENMLKLESDSMGELVGSTMLMAVVDRLIDLDVEIGLEEILQDDSYKGIFELELEEGDEAIDYDGEDDGELPRALTHKFLSGNVIAEILDSLMVLTFEHLESCENSGRLAKVFEILLKSFQKTVMTTYKSKFAQFVMFYACALDPENCGIRFAMTLADIFILDAYPPVTRMSAVAYLASYLSRGKFVSASTVVTILKRLVDWCLDYCTSQDGAINPKAHRVFYSGCQAIMYVLCFRMRSMMDVPRLKSQLLVMPIELVLKHRLNPLEVCLPSVVAEFLRQAKAAHLFTVSQTFIFNDLLESENSRDFGGRERLDMFFPFDPCLLKRCDSFIRPNFVYWSMVKTTYDDDEVNSSDEEDDHEDSADLNELNIMDEGMGRSYEEQEVDLDYALDKMSITPRNGLGGRFGGRFHGQMQMPSRIRPSTSPESL, encoded by the exons ATGCGTATTGAAATAGCTGATTACAATCCAAGATTTCACGAAATGGATGATATTGATTACAGTGAAACTGAAATTGTCAAATATGTTAAGGAGGCGCTTGCATCAGTTCGATTG GGTGATAGAGAGAATTACGATCATCTTGTTGGGGTTTTGCATCATAAGGAACGTCGTGCTCCTGATGAGGTTGCCTTGCTTGTG ACAAGTTTAAAGGCATTATCTGGAGCGGTTTCTCATATCGACATGATTTGCCACAGCTCTCTTCTTTCGTCT ATTTTTGGAATGAGCATGTGGAACTATGGCCCTGATATGTTGGATGCATTGCTTGAACTGGTTATATCCCTG GCTGCTTCTAATGCAAAACTTTTGGATTCATGCTTGGATATGCTTGTAAGCAATTTCATGCCACCTTACTATCTCCTGGATGCACTAAAGGAGCCTCGTGGTCTTGCAAAAAAGGAGCAAGTTCTTTCTCGAGTCCATACGGCTTTAAAAGATATTGCTGCTTTGGTTCCTCTTGTACCCATGAGATTACCGCCTATAGTTGCACAAAGAATGCCAAGTGTCTATAAGAAGGACCAT TTGATTCTGATATATATAGAGAACATGCTAAAGTTGGAGAGCGACTCAATGGGTGAACTTGTTGGAAGCACAATGCTTATGGCAGTGGTGGACAGGTTGATAGACCTAGAT GTTGAGATCGGGTTGGAAGAAATTTTGCAAGATGATTCTTATAAAGGCATATTTGAACTGGAGCTAGAAGAAGGAGATGAGGCTATAGATTATGATGGTGAAGATGATGGAGAG CTTCCAAGAGCTTTAACCCATAAGTTTTTAAGTGGAAATGTAATTGCTGAGATACTAGATAGCTTGATGGTTCTGACTTTTGAGCATCTTGAATCCTGTGAAAATTCTGGTCGTTTGGCTAAG GTATTTGAAATTCTTCTCAAGTCTTTCCAAAAAACTGTTATGACTACATACAAGTCAAAATTTGCGCAG TTTGTGATGTTCTATGCCTGTGCTCTGGATCCCGAAAACTGTGGCATTAGATTTGCAATGACGCTTgctgatatttttattttggatgctTACCCTCCAGTTACCAG GATGAGTGCTGTGGCATATCTTGCTAGCTATTTGTCTCGTGGGAAATTCGTGTCAGCATCAACTGTGGTTACCATACTGAAGAG ACTTGTGGATTGGTGCCTTGATTATTGCACAAGTCAGGACGGTGCCATAAACCCAAAGGCACATAGAGTGTTCTATTCTGGGTGCCAG GCAATCATGTACGTGCTTTGCTTCCGTATGAGATCAATGATGGACGTTCCTCGACTCAAATCTCAGCTTCTCGTAATGCCTATTGAGTTGGTCTTGAAGCATAGACTGAACCCATTGGAG GTCTGCCTGCCATCTGTAGTAGCAGAGTTTCTCCGACAGGCCAAAGCAGCTCATTTATTCACCGTGTCTCAAACATTTATTTTCAATGACTTGCTAGAGTCGGAGAATTCCAGGGACTTTGGTGGACGTGAAAGGCTGGACATGTTCTTCCCCTTTGACCCATGCTTGCTGAAAAGATGTGACAG cTTCATCCGGCCAAACTTTGTGTACTGGTCTATGGTCAAAACCacttatgatgatgatgaagtcaATAGCAGTGATGAAGAAGACGACCATGAAGATTCTGCAGATTTGAATGAATTAAATATCATGGATGAAGGGATGGGAAGGAGCTATGAGGAGCAAGAAGTTGATCTTGATTATGCATTAGACAAAATGTCGATCACACCTCGTAATGGCTTAGGCGGCAGGTTTGGAGGTCGATTTCATGGACAAATGCAAATGCCCTCGAGAATACGACCTTCCACTAGTCCCGAGTCATTATGA